One window of the Marinoscillum sp. 108 genome contains the following:
- a CDS encoding MBG domain-containing protein has product LDVQQTLTIEKASQAITFEALADKTYGDAAFDLTATGGASGHEVTFTSSDETVASISGSTVTIVGAGTATITASQAGNDNYSAALDVQQTLTIEKASQAITFEALADKTYGDAAFDLTATGGASGHAVTFTSSDETVASISGSTVTIVGAGTATITANQAGNDNYSAALDVQQTLTIEKASQAITFEALADKTYGDAAFDLTATGGSSGHVVTFTSSDETVASVSGSTVTIVGAGTATITASQAGNDNYSAALDVQQTLTIEKASQAITFEALADKTYGDAAFDLTATGGASGHEVTFTSSDETVASISGSTVTIVGAGTATITASQAGNDNYSAALDVQQTLTIEKASQAITFETLTDKTYGDADFDLTATGGASGHEVTFTSSDETVASISGSTVTIVGAGTATITASQAGNENYSAALDVTQSLTIEKASQAITFEALADKTYGDAPFDLTATGGGSGYAVTFTSSDETVASVSGSTVTIVGAGTATITASQSGNDNYSAALDVSQSLMIGQASLMVSAGDEFRVYGEVNPGFTIGYQGFIGDDSEADLETIPTASTLATQTSDVGTYAITVSGGVAQNYAFTYTDGTLTINKAQATVTLENLTQPADGTAKSPTVTTNPAALAYSMTFDGSSTLPTQAGTYVVEVTLLETNYEGSVTGNFVLTKAVALGALPLVNEVKVYPNPAAERLTVSGDDGLLVKIYDISGVLLLEDEINQTIAIDRLRAGVYLLQVSDANGRVVSHQRVVKY; this is encoded by the coding sequence TTGGATGTACAGCAAACTTTGACCATTGAAAAGGCTTCTCAAGCCATCACTTTTGAGGCATTGGCTGATAAGACTTATGGTGATGCAGCTTTTGACCTGACTGCTACAGGTGGAGCCAGTGGCCATGAAGTGACCTTCACGAGCTCGGATGAAACTGTGGCTTCTATTTCAGGAAGCACCGTGACGATCGTGGGAGCGGGTACAGCCACCATTACTGCCAGCCAGGCAGGTAATGACAACTATAGTGCGGCATTGGATGTACAGCAAACTTTGACCATTGAAAAGGCTTCTCAAGCCATCACTTTTGAGGCATTGGCTGATAAGACTTATGGTGATGCAGCTTTTGACCTGACTGCTACAGGTGGAGCCAGTGGCCATGCGGTAACCTTCACGAGCTCGGATGAAACTGTGGCTTCTATTTCAGGAAGCACCGTAACGATCGTGGGAGCGGGTACAGCCACCATAACGGCCAACCAGGCAGGTAATGACAACTACAGTGCGGCATTGGACGTACAGCAAACTTTGACCATTGAAAAGGCTTCTCAGGCCATCACTTTTGAGGCATTGGCTGATAAGACTTATGGGGATGCCGCTTTTGACCTGACCGCCACCGGCGGATCCAGTGGCCATGTGGTGACCTTCACCAGCTCGGATGAAACCGTAGCTTCTGTTTCAGGAAGCACCGTGACGATCGTGGGAGCGGGTACAGCCACCATTACTGCCAGCCAGGCAGGTAATGACAACTACAGCGCGGCATTGGATGTACAGCAAACTTTGACCATTGAAAAGGCTTCTCAAGCCATCACTTTTGAGGCATTGGCTGATAAGACTTATGGGGATGCCGCTTTTGACCTGACTGCTACAGGCGGTGCGAGTGGCCATGAAGTGACCTTCACCAGCTCGGATGAAACTGTGGCTTCTATTTCAGGAAGCACCGTGACGATCGTGGGAGCGGGTACAGCCACCATTACGGCCAGTCAGGCAGGTAATGACAACTATAGTGCTGCATTGGATGTACAGCAAACCTTGACCATAGAAAAGGCTTCTCAAGCCATCACTTTTGAGACACTGACTGATAAGACTTACGGTGATGCAGATTTTGATCTGACTGCTACAGGCGGTGCGAGTGGCCATGAAGTGACCTTCACGAGCTCGGATGAAACTGTGGCTTCTATTTCAGGAAGCACCGTAACGATCGTGGGAGCGGGTACAGCCACCATTACCGCCAGCCAGGCAGGTAATGAGAACTACAGTGCAGCATTGGATGTGACACAAAGTTTAACCATTGAAAAGGCTTCTCAAGCCATCACTTTTGAGGCACTGGCTGATAAAACTTATGGGGATGCACCTTTCGATCTGACTGCTACAGGTGGGGGCAGTGGCTATGCAGTGACCTTCACCAGTTCGGATGAAACCGTGGCTTCTGTTTCAGGAAGCACCGTGACGATCGTGGGAGCGGGTACAGCCACCATTACCGCCAGTCAGTCAGGTAATGACAACTACAGTGCGGCATTGGATGTAAGTCAGAGTTTGATGATTGGCCAAGCATCCTTAATGGTGTCGGCAGGTGATGAGTTTAGGGTGTATGGCGAAGTGAATCCCGGATTCACAATTGGCTATCAGGGGTTTATCGGTGATGATTCGGAGGCAGACCTGGAAACAATCCCGACTGCCTCCACCCTTGCCACTCAAACGAGTGACGTTGGCACATACGCCATCACTGTTTCTGGTGGTGTGGCTCAAAACTATGCCTTCACTTATACAGATGGGACACTGACCATCAACAAGGCGCAAGCCACAGTGACCCTTGAGAACCTTACCCAACCGGCAGATGGTACAGCCAAGTCGCCAACAGTCACGACTAACCCTGCTGCGCTCGCCTATTCAATGACCTTTGATGGCAGTAGCACTTTACCCACTCAGGCTGGTACCTATGTGGTGGAAGTGACTCTATTGGAGACTAATTATGAGGGGTCGGTTACTGGCAATTTTGTACTCACAAAAGCGGTAGCCTTAGGCGCTCTTCCGCTGGTGAATGAAGTGAAAGTTTATCCCAACCCCGCCGCTGAGCGATTGACGGTAAGTGGGGATGACGGACTCCTCGTGAAGATTTACGACATCAGTGGTGTGTTACTGCTCGAAGATGAAATAAACCAAACCATAGCCATTGACAGACTCAGAGCGGGCGTGTACCTGCTCCAGGTAAGTGATGCCAACGGTAGGGTCGTGAGTCATCAGAGGGTCGTGAAATACTGA